One part of the Sesamum indicum cultivar Zhongzhi No. 13 linkage group LG14, S_indicum_v1.0, whole genome shotgun sequence genome encodes these proteins:
- the LOC105176912 gene encoding protein FLX-like 1 isoform X1, with translation MIISSGFLFRLAKRINKTKYITRMSTRNRGPPIPPKGGPHGGLPQPPIHEQPFARGLRGVPHPALHDEMREAHYSLSGPRPLPPHPVIIEERLAAQHDDIQALLVDNQRLAATHVALRQELEVAQYELQRADKYARTLHAEKESETRELYEKSVKMENELHALNAMRSELMQVHMDIKELTAAREDLTAQVQMMTQDLGRVTSDLQQVPTIKSEIEGLRHELERARAAVEHEKKGFSESFDHGKVMENKLITMAREMEKLRAELANAEKRAHAVAAVGNPGVNYNANYGNPESGYPGNPYSVGYGMMPANSMHQAPAGAEGYPQYPPGPGAWGSYDTQRAQGPR, from the exons ATGATAATCTCTTCAG GATTCTTGTTTCGCTTGGCCAAAAGGATCAATAAAACCAAGTATATCACCAGAATGTCAACAAGAAATCGAGGGCCTCCAATTCCTCCTAAAGGTGGTCCACATGGTGGGCTGCCTCAACCTCCCATCCATGAACAACCGTTTGCTAGAGGCCTTCGGGGAGTGCCACATCCTGCATTACATGATGAAATGAGGGAAGCCCATTATAGTTTGTCAGGCCCCCGACCACTTCCTCCACACCCTGTGATCATAGAGGAAAGGTTGGCAGCTCAACACGACGATATCCAGGCTCTGCTAGTTGATAACCAAAGGTTGGCTGCAACTCATGTGGCACTTAGACAGGAATTGGAAGTTGCTCAGTACGAACTTCAGCGAGCAGACAAGTATGCACGTACATTGCATGCAGAGAAGGAGTCAGAAACAAGGGAACTTTATGAGAAGTCTgttaaaatggaaaatgaactTCATGCGCTTAATGCTATGAGGTCTGAGCTTATGCAGGTGCATATGGATATTAAGGAGTTAACTGCTGCTAGGGAAGATCTTACCGCACAAGTCCAAATGATGACTCAAGATTTGGGTAGAGTTACCTCAGATTTGCAACAAGTTCCAACAATTAAGTCTGAAATTGAAGGTTTGAGACACGAACTGGAGCGAGCTAG GGCTGCTGTTGAGCATGAGAAGAAGGGCTTCTCTGAAAGCTTTGACCATGGTAAGGTGATggagaataaattaatcactATGGCCAGAGAGATGGAAAAACTTCGAGCCGAATTGGCTAATGCAGAAAAAAGAGCTCATGCTGTTGCTGCTGTTGGGAATCCAG GGGTGAATTATAATGCTAATTATGGCAATCCTGAATCAGGGTACCCTGGCAACCCCTATTCTGTTGGTTATGGCATGATGCCGGCAAACTCAATGCATCAG GCTCCTGCTGGTGCGGAGGGTTATCCTCAGTATCCACCTGGACCTGGTGCTTGGGGTTCTTATGATACACAGCGAGCTCAAGGACCCAGATAG
- the LOC105176912 gene encoding protein FLX-like 1 isoform X2 has protein sequence MSTRNRGPPIPPKGGPHGGLPQPPIHEQPFARGLRGVPHPALHDEMREAHYSLSGPRPLPPHPVIIEERLAAQHDDIQALLVDNQRLAATHVALRQELEVAQYELQRADKYARTLHAEKESETRELYEKSVKMENELHALNAMRSELMQVHMDIKELTAAREDLTAQVQMMTQDLGRVTSDLQQVPTIKSEIEGLRHELERARAAVEHEKKGFSESFDHGKVMENKLITMAREMEKLRAELANAEKRAHAVAAVGNPGVNYNANYGNPESGYPGNPYSVGYGMMPANSMHQAPAGAEGYPQYPPGPGAWGSYDTQRAQGPR, from the exons ATGTCAACAAGAAATCGAGGGCCTCCAATTCCTCCTAAAGGTGGTCCACATGGTGGGCTGCCTCAACCTCCCATCCATGAACAACCGTTTGCTAGAGGCCTTCGGGGAGTGCCACATCCTGCATTACATGATGAAATGAGGGAAGCCCATTATAGTTTGTCAGGCCCCCGACCACTTCCTCCACACCCTGTGATCATAGAGGAAAGGTTGGCAGCTCAACACGACGATATCCAGGCTCTGCTAGTTGATAACCAAAGGTTGGCTGCAACTCATGTGGCACTTAGACAGGAATTGGAAGTTGCTCAGTACGAACTTCAGCGAGCAGACAAGTATGCACGTACATTGCATGCAGAGAAGGAGTCAGAAACAAGGGAACTTTATGAGAAGTCTgttaaaatggaaaatgaactTCATGCGCTTAATGCTATGAGGTCTGAGCTTATGCAGGTGCATATGGATATTAAGGAGTTAACTGCTGCTAGGGAAGATCTTACCGCACAAGTCCAAATGATGACTCAAGATTTGGGTAGAGTTACCTCAGATTTGCAACAAGTTCCAACAATTAAGTCTGAAATTGAAGGTTTGAGACACGAACTGGAGCGAGCTAG GGCTGCTGTTGAGCATGAGAAGAAGGGCTTCTCTGAAAGCTTTGACCATGGTAAGGTGATggagaataaattaatcactATGGCCAGAGAGATGGAAAAACTTCGAGCCGAATTGGCTAATGCAGAAAAAAGAGCTCATGCTGTTGCTGCTGTTGGGAATCCAG GGGTGAATTATAATGCTAATTATGGCAATCCTGAATCAGGGTACCCTGGCAACCCCTATTCTGTTGGTTATGGCATGATGCCGGCAAACTCAATGCATCAG GCTCCTGCTGGTGCGGAGGGTTATCCTCAGTATCCACCTGGACCTGGTGCTTGGGGTTCTTATGATACACAGCGAGCTCAAGGACCCAGATAG
- the LOC105177077 gene encoding peregrin, whose amino-acid sequence MCMTNSENTFLRPTINFHVPATSKISHKYFESKFHGLPPLKRFRLIQQEQNQDHKPSTKNPDFVENNTTPICLPAKKRKECRDSPPLPPISTTFCLPAKKRIWAIHPFDLNLEYEPPIDADKQEIRPKELEKSPEAHIQEDGINDGVEKSVGEDTETEEDGVCEDDDDGIVCAVCDSTDGDPTDPIVLCDGCDLMVHTTCYGHPFTKGIPEGDWFCAQCLESKSARSSASKAQFSCCLCPVSGGALKPTTDGRWAHLVCAIYVPEVFFIDSEGREGIDCSKVLKRRWEQKCYVCKSKNGCVIDCSEPKCSLSFHVSCGLKEELCIEYREGKNKGAVVAAFCRAHTDLWKKQEQTGKFKIVARDENKK is encoded by the exons ATGTGTATGACG AATTCGGAGAACACCTTCCTCCGCCCCACCATCAATTTCCATGTTCCCGCCACCTCCAAAATTTCCCACAAATATTTCGAGAGCAAATTCCATGGCCTGCCTCCTCTCAAAAGATTCAGGCTGATACAACAAGAACAAAACCAAGACCACAAACCATCCACGAAAAATCCAGATTTTGTAGAAAATAACACGACCCCTATATGCCTTCCCGCCAAAAAACGTAAAGAGTGCCGAGATTCGCCGCCGCTTCCTCCCATCTCCACTACTTTCTGTCTGCCGgccaagaagaggatctggGCTATTCACCCATTCGACCTCAACCTCGAATACGAACCACCCATCGATGCCGATAAACAAGAAATCAGGCCAAAAGAGCTGGAGAAATCACCAGAAGCCCACATTCAAGAAGATGGAATCAACGATGGAGTTGAAAAATCTGTGGGAGAAGACACAGAAACAGAAGAAGACGGCGTGTGTGAAGACGACGATGACGGAATCGTCTGCGCCGTATGCGATAGCACCGACGGGGATCCCACGGACCCCATTGTGCTATGCGATGGCTGCGATCTAATGGTCCACACCACATGCTACGGTCATCCCTTCACAAAGGGTATTCCAGAAGGCGACTGGTTTTGTGCCCAGTGTCTGGAATCAAAATCAGCGAGAAGTTCTGCTTCAAAGGCGCAGTTCTCCTGCTGCCTCTGCCCTGTCTCCGGCGGGGCGTTAAAGCCCACAACCGACGGCAGGTGGGCTCATTTGGTGTGCGCAATATATGTGCCAGAAGTGTTTTTCATCGACTCGGAAGGAAGAGAAGGCATTGATTGCAGTAAAGTGTTAAAGAGAAGGTGGGAGCAAAAGTGCTATGTTTGTAAATCCAAGAACGGGTGTGTGATTGATTGTTCTGAGCCCAAGTGCTCTTTATCGTTCCATGTGAGTTGTGGGTTGAAAGAGGAGCTCTGCATTGAGTACAGAGAAGGCAAGAACAAGGGGGCTGTTGTTGCTGCTTTCTGCAGAGCTCATACTGATCTTTGGAAGAAG CAAGAGCAAACAGGGAAGTTCAAGATTGTGGCAAGAGATGAGAACAAGAAATAG